TTGTGCTTTTACTAAATTTTCATCAAAATCTCTTGGGTTTTTGATTGCATTAATGATTGCTTTTTTTGTTACTTCATGAAATTCCATTCTTTGAATATTTTTAACGTAAGGTTTTAAAAGTAGTTCAACATCCCATCCTATCTTTTCGCCTTCTGTGTCCGGGTCTGATGCAACGTATACTTCTAAACTCTCAAAGCTTACAGACCTGATGCTTTCTATGATTTCTTCCTTTCCTTCAATTGATTCATAAACTGGCACAATATGGTCTTTCACAAAAACTCCATAATATCCAAGCTCTTTATTAAGGTCGAGAATATGACCTAAGGAGGCAGTAATCATTAAGTATCTATCATCTATTGATGTCTCTAAGATTTCATGGTCGTTTACTCTTCTTCTTACAGCTTTTCCAAAGAAGTTTGCTATAGTTCTTGCTTTGTTTGGAGATTCTACTACTATTAAAACTGGCTTTAAGATGCTTTCTACTTTCTCAAACTTAATCTCACCTTTTAGTATCTTTCTTACCTTTTCTCTGTCTGAGTCTATCTCTTTAAGAATTTTGGCTAAATCAATTGACTTAAAATCTACAAATTCAATATCATCACTAAACCATCTGACTCTCTTTTGTAGATGATTAAAGGCTTTTTTATCGTCTATCAAAATTACTGATAATCCTTTCGTGATTCCACCGCTGTACATTCTGGAAGTTCTTCCGCTTGCTTGCAAGTATCCTGTTACATCAGATACAACAAGCTTATATCCATCTTCATCTTTTCTAAGGGTAACTTCGTTAGATTCTTTTAAAAGATTTATTATCTCTTCTGAGTTTAAAAACTGTCCTACTTCCAATCTTAGATTGTCTACTTTTTCTTTTAGATTTGGATTGTTTTGTAAAAATTCTTCTGTTAGATACTGATATTTTTTTAATTGAGTTATCCATTTATCAATTTGGATTGCATACTGTGGAAATTTTTTCAAAATGTATGCTCTTATAGAACTAAGTGCCCAAAGTAGATGACTTAGATTTGCTTCAAATTTTAATGATAGTACGATTTTTGGAACGCCATAAAAAATTGCATATCTGATTACATGAGGAAGGTCTATACCTCTTGCCAATGGGTTTCTGTAAGAAGAGATGCCAATCAAAACATCTATCTTTCCATTTTCGTATTTCTTTAAGATTTCGTCATCAATCTCTTCATAAGTAGCAGCCTTAACTCCTTTTTTTGTTAGATATTCTTTAACTTCTTCAACATATTCTTTCTTTTTGTCAGAAGGTATGAATACAAGTCCGCCTTTCCCAAGTTTTTTTATAAGTTCTGATAATTCGTGATTTTCTATATCATCGTAAGAATCTACGATGTTTCTCAAGTAAAATGTTGGAGTTCCTACTTCAAAGCCAAGAAGTTCTCTAAAAAGCTTTATTCTATTTGACTTTGGGTTTGAAGTTGCCGATGAAACTATTAGCACACCTTTTCTTTTTGCTTCTATCTTTCTAAGCTTTTCTGTAAGCTGGTTTATTTTGTTCCAATCTTCATCTGTCTTATTCTGCTTTGCTTTTAGTTTGATAACTTCTAACGCAAGGTTTATATCCTTCTCATCAAAGCCAAGTAAATAAAGTGCTTTGTCTATGTTTTTTGCGGTTTTTAAGAAGGAATCTACATCATCAACAAACACAAGAGAAAAATCTTTTGGAATCTTGTCATGATTTTTGTATAGAAACATAGAAG
This is a stretch of genomic DNA from Sulfurihydrogenibium sp. YO3AOP1. It encodes these proteins:
- the rgy gene encoding reverse gyrase, producing MIASIFKNLCPNCGGDITSERLYKGLPCDRCLPQEPKEEVCDVLKKGKFKILCDIDDEVSNWQNFFSKHIGSHPWSLQITWAKRFFLNCSFALLAPTGIGKTSFGLSVASYLTQKNKKSYIILPTKLLVNQTVKKLTQIFKLKEDQILFFGEENKKEKEAKLERLKDGDFSVLITTSMFLYKNHDKIPKDFSLVFVDDVDSFLKTAKNIDKALYLLGFDEKDINLALEVIKLKAKQNKTDEDWNKINQLTEKLRKIEAKRKGVLIVSSATSNPKSNRIKLFRELLGFEVGTPTFYLRNIVDSYDDIENHELSELIKKLGKGGLVFIPSDKKKEYVEEVKEYLTKKGVKAATYEEIDDEILKKYENGKIDVLIGISSYRNPLARGIDLPHVIRYAIFYGVPKIVLSLKFEANLSHLLWALSSIRAYILKKFPQYAIQIDKWITQLKKYQYLTEEFLQNNPNLKEKVDNLRLEVGQFLNSEEIINLLKESNEVTLRKDEDGYKLVVSDVTGYLQASGRTSRMYSGGITKGLSVILIDDKKAFNHLQKRVRWFSDDIEFVDFKSIDLAKILKEIDSDREKVRKILKGEIKFEKVESILKPVLIVVESPNKARTIANFFGKAVRRRVNDHEILETSIDDRYLMITASLGHILDLNKELGYYGVFVKDHIVPVYESIEGKEEIIESIRSVSFESLEVYVASDPDTEGEKIGWDVELLLKPYVKNIQRMEFHEVTKKAIINAIKNPRDFDENLVKAQIVRRVADRWVGFEYSQLLQKAFGKNWLSAGRVQTPVLGWIIEREKERKQKIYRITITLQQDSKKLELDIDYQNKQDAENIFNNLNNIEIIVKEVKEEDKNPLPPYRTDTMLKDASDRYRFSLPKTMELAQDLFELGYITYHRTDSTRVSDVGIALAREYIEEAFGKDYFQARVWGEGGAHECIRPTRAMETEELKSMILSGQYEGLTFDHIKLYDLIFKRFIASQMRAVKFKAKDVIIKGFGFELEKVLHTDIIQDGWNKILPAELHPDLEGIIDISNNKQFKIMPKAFPFTHGELVFRMKERGIGRPSTYATIIAKLLERKYVIEKKGLLFPTSMGIKVYQYLNSLKHVREFLSEEFTRKLEELMDEVEIGEKDYQAILFELFEKIKIRRDN